GAACCGGGCCGCAGGCTCATAGCCTCGGGCCGGATCTCCATGAGCCAGGGGCGCAGGGTCCTCTTCAATCCGAAATACGAGCTCCGACCGCTCGGACAGGAGTAGCCGGTGACGTCACTCGACAAGCCGACCGCCGACCACGACGGCCCGCAGGGCCCGTACGGCCCGCAGGGCGGCGGGGGCGGTGGTGCCCGCGGTGACGGCGCCGCGCACCAAGCCGCCGGACACGGCGCCCCCGCACTCGACGGCACGGCACCAGCCGGCACCGTACGCGCCGACGCCGCGGCCGCCGACCCCGCGGCCGCCGACGCGCGGGCCGTGACCGAGGCCGCGCTGTTCGAGGCGTTCGGCGGGGTCCGCGGCATGGTGGAGACGGTCCTGCCCGGCCTCCTCTTCGTGACGATCTACACGATCAACAAGGACCTGCACGTCTCGGCGCTCGCCGCCCTCGCCGTGTCGCTGCTGCTCGTCGTCGTCCGGCTGGTCCGCCGCGACACCATGAAGCACGCCTTCAGCGGTGTCTTCGGCGTCGCCTTCGGCGTGGTGTTCGCGATGATGACGGGCGACGCCAAGGACTTCTACCTGCCCGGCATGCTCTACACCCTCGGGCTCGGGATCGCGTACATCGTGACGACCCTCGCGGGCGTACCGCTGATCGGCCTCGTCCTCGGCCCGATCTTCAAGGAGAACCTCTCCTGGCGCACCCGTAACCCCGGCCGCAAGAAGGCGTACGCCAAGGCCAGCTACGCGTGGGGCCTGATCCTGCTGGGCAAGTGCGCGATCCTCTTCCCGCTGTACTGGTGGGCCGACACCACCCAGCTCGGCTGGGTGCTCGTCGCACTGAAGATCCCGCCGTTCCTGCTCGCCGTGTACCTGACGTGGATGTTCCTCGCCAAGGCGCCGCCGCCGATCGACGTCTTCGCGGAGATGGAGGCGGCCGAGCGCGCCGAGGAGGAGCGCAAGGCCCAGGCCGAGGCCCGGCGCACCCAGCCGGACCCCCAGCGCGGCGCCTGAGCGAGACGCCAGAGCGCGGCGCGTGAGCGAGACGCTCGGGCGCGGCGCTTCGGCGCGGGACCCGGGCGCGGCTCCCGGGAGAAGCGCCCCGCGCCCGGCGCCCCAACGCCGCCCGCTACACGGGGAGGGGCCGGGATCCGTAACGGATCCCGGCCCCTCCCCGTGTACGCGCCGGACCGGCCGACCGTCAGCCGGAGGCGTCCTCGCGCCGCACCGACAGCAACTCCTCCAGCTGCTCCTCGCGCGCCTGCGCCGCGACGAACAGCAGCTCGTCACCGGCCTCCAGGGTCTCCTCCGGGGTCGGCGTCAGCACCCGCGAACCGCGGATGATCGTGACCAGCGAGGTGTCCTCCGGCCATGCCACGTCCCCGATCTGCGTACCGGCCAGGCCCGACTCCGGGGGCAGCGTCAGCTCGACGAGGTTCGCGTCGCCGTGGCTGAAGCGCAGCAGCCGGACCAGGTCGCCGACGCTCACCGCCTCCTCCACCAGGGCCGACATCAGACGCGGCGTCGACACGGCGACGTCCACGCCCCACGCCTCGGTGAAGAGCCACTCGTTCTTCGGGTTGTTCACCCGGGCGACGACCCGGGGCACCCCGTACTCGGTCTTCGCGAGCAGCGACACGACGAGGTTCACCTTGTCGTCGCCCGTCGCCGCGATGACGACGTGGCACCGCTGCAGCGCCGCCTCGTCCAGGGACGTGATCTCGCACGCGTCGGCCAGCAGCCACTCCGCCTGCGGCACCCGCTCCACCGAGATGGCGGTAGGCGCCTTGTCGACCAGGAGGACGTCGTGACCGTTCTCCAACAGCTCACCCGCGATGGAACGCCCCACCGCGCCGGCGCCGGCGATGGCGACCCGCATCAGTGCTCGCCTCCCTCGGGGCCGTGGGCGAACGCCGCCTCGACCTTCTCGACCTCGTCCGTCCGCATCATCACGTGCACCAGATCGCCCTCCTGCAGGACGGTCTGCGACGTCGGCAGCATCGCCTCGCCCAGCCGGGTCAGGAACGCCACACGGACCCCCGTCTCCTCCTGGAGCGTGCTCACCTTGTGGCCGATCCAGGCGGGGGAGGTGTGCACCTCCGCGAGCTGCACCCCACCGCTCGGGTCCCGCCACACCGGCTCCGACCCCGCCGGCAGCAGACGCCTCAGCATCTGGTCGGCGGTCCACCGCACCGTGGCGACCGTCGGGATGCCCAGCCGCTGGTACACCTCGGCGCGCCGGGGGTCGTAGATACGGGCGGCGACGTTCTCGATGCCGAACATCTCGCGGGCGACACGCGCGGCGATGATGTTGGAATTGTCACCACTGCTGACCGCGGCGAACGCCCCGGCCTCCTCGATGCCCGCCTCGCGCAGGGTGTCCTGGTCGAAGCCGACCCCGGTGACACGCCGTCCACCGAAGCCGGAGCCGAGGCGCCGGAAGGCCGTGGGGTCCTGGTCGACGACCGCGACCGTGTGCCCCTGCTGCTCCAGGGTCTGCGCCAGGGCCGCCCCCACCCGGCCGCAGCCCATGATCACAATGTGCACGTCCGCCTACCCCGCACTCCGGGTCGCCTTGCTGACCTGCGAAAACACCCTGCTCACTCTTCTCTCTCAGCCTGCGTGCGGTGCTGTCTCGTCACGAGCTTATGCCCCGATCGATCGGTTGCCCTCATCCGCCCGCGGACGCGGGCGACGCGTCGAACCGGTCACCCGCGAGTGGGCGTGGCCCATTTGGAACGCTTACGATCCTCTCCGTGTCCAAACTGACCGACGTGCCCAAACGGATCCTGATCGGCCGGGCTCTCCGGAGCGACAGGCTGGGCGAGACGCTCCTCCCGAAGCGCATCGCGCTCCCCGTCTTCGCCTCCGACCCCCTCTCCTCCGTGGCGTACGCGCCCGGCGAGGTCCTGCTGGTCCTCTCCATCGCGGGGGCGTCGGCCTACACCTTCAGCCCGTGGATCGCCGCGGCCGTCGTGATCCTCATGTTCACGGTCGTCGCCTCGTACCGGCAGAACGTCCACGCCTACCCCAGCGGCGGCGGCGACTACGAGGTCGCCAACACCAACCTCGGCCCGAAGGCCGGACTCACCGTCGCGAGCGCCCTCCTCGTCGACTACGTCCTGACCGTCGCCGTCTCCATCTCCTCCGGCGTGGAGAACCTCGGCTCGGCCGTCCACTTCGTCATCGAGCACAAGGTCCTGTGCGCCATCGGCATCATCGTGCTGCTGACGCTGATGAACCTGCGCGGCGTGAAGGAGTCCGGCAAGCTCTTCGCCATCCCGACGTACGTCTTCGTCACCGGCGTCTTCGCCATGATCGCCTGGGGTGCGTTCAAGGGCGTCGTCCTCGACCGGACCATGCAGGCCCCCACCGCGGACTTCACGATCCGGCCCGAACACGAGGGCATCGCCGGCTTCGCGCTCGTCTTCCTGCTGCTGCGGGCCTTCTCCTCCGGCTGCGCCGCCCTCACCGGCGTCGAGGCGATCAGCAACGGCGTCCCCGCCTTCCGCAAGCCCAAGTCGAGGAACGCCGCGACGACCCTGCTGCTCATGGGCGCCCTCGCCGTCACCATGTTCTGCGGCATCATCGGCCTGGCCATGGCCACCCATGTGAAGATGGCCGAGAAGCCCGCCCACGACCTGCTCCACGACGGCGTCCCCGTCGGCCCCGACTACGTCCAGGACCCGGTCATCTCCCAGGTCGCGGCCGCCGTCTTCGGCGACGGGACGTTCTTCTTCGTCGTGCTCGCCGCGGCCACCGCGCTCGTGCTCTTCCTGGCCGCCAACACCGCGTACAACGGCTTCCCGCTGCTCGGCTCGATCCTCGCCCAGGACCGGTACCTGCCCCGCCAGCTCCACACCCGCGGCGACCGGCTCGCCTTCTCCAACGGCATCGTGCTCCTCGCCGGCGCGGCCATCCTGCTCGTCTGGATCTACGACGCCGACTCCACGAAGCTCATCCAGCTCTACATCGTCGGCGTCTTCGTCTCCTTCACGCTCAGCCAGACCGGCATGGTCCGCCACTGGAACCGCCTGCTGCGCACCCAGCACGACCCGGCCAGGCGCCGCCACATGATCCGCTCCCGCGCGATCAACGCCTTCGGCGCCTTCTTCACCGGCCTCGTCCTCATCGTCGTCCTCGTCACCAAGTTCACCCACGGCGCCTGGGTCGCGCTGCTCGGCATGGCGATCTTCTTCGTGACGATGACCGCCATCCGCAAGCACTACGACCGCGTCGCCCGGGAGCTCGCCGCCCCCGAGGGCCCCAGCGACGACAGCATCCGCCCCGCGCGCGTGCACTCCATCGTCCTGGTGTCGAAGATCCACCGCCCCACACTCCGCGCGGTCGCCTACGCCAAGCTGATGCGCTCCGACAAGCTGGAGGCGCTCAGCATCAACGTCGACCCCGCCGAGACCAAGGCCCTCACCGAGGAGTGGGAGCGCCGCGGCATCAACGTCCCGCTGAAGGTCCTCGACTCCCCGTACCGCGAGATCACCCGGCCCGTCGTCGACTACGTCAAGAGCCTGCGCCGCGAGAGCCCCCGTGACGTCGTCAGCGTGATCATCCCGGAGTACGTGGTCGGTCGCTGGTACGAGCACCTGCTGCACAACCAGAGCGCCCTGCGCCTCAAGGGCCGCCTCCTGTTCACTCCCGGCGTCATGGTCACCTCCGTGCCCTACCAGCTGCGCTCGTCCGAGGTGGCCAAGGAGCGGGCGAAGAAGCACCAGGACTGGAACGCGCCCGGCTCGGTCCGCCGGGGCCTGGTGGAGACCGGCCCCAAGCGCCCCTCCGGCCGCGGGGAGCCGAACGGCAAGGAGTGACCCCGGGGGGACGTAGACTGGTGGGCTGGCGCCACGCCCGACGCGAGCCCGCCAACGGATCTCTCCGCCCCCTTCTTTTGGAGTCACCCCGCCATGCCGAAGAACGCACCCGAGTCCTCGCTGGTCGGCGAGGAGTACGAGGTCGAGGTCGGCCCCGTCGCGCATGGCGGCCACTGCGTCGCCCGCACCGCGGAGGGCAGGGTCCTGTTCGTCCGGCACGCGCTGCCCGGCGAGCGGGTCGTCGCCCGGGTGACCGAGGGCGACGAGACCTCCCGCTTCCTGCGCGCGGACGCCGTCACCGTCCTCGACCCGTCCAAGGACCGCATCGAGGCTCCCTGCCCGTACGCCGGCCCCGGCCGCTGCGGCGGCTGCGACTGGCAGCACGCCAAGCCGGGCGCCCAGCGCCGCCTCAAGGGCGAGGTCGTCGCCGAACAGCTCCGCCACCTCGCGGGCCTCACCCCCGAGGAGGCAGGGTGGGACGGCACGGTCGTGCCCGTCGAGGGCGACAAGCTCCCCGCCGGTGAGGTGCCCGCCTGGCGGACCCGCGTCCAGTACGCCATCGACGCCGACGGCCGCGCGGGCCTGCGCAAGCACCGCTCGCACGAGGTCCAGCCGATCGACCGCTGCCTCATCGCCGCGCCCGGCGTCAGCGAACTCGGCGTCGAGAACCGCGACTGGTCCGGCATGGCGTCCGTCGAGGCCATCGCCGCCACCGGCTCCCAGGACCGCCAGGTCGTCCTCACCCCGCGCCCCGGCGCCCGCCTCCCCCTCGTCGAACTGGACAAGCCGGTCTCGGTGCTGCGCGTCGAGGAGAAGGACGGCGGCGTCCACCGCGTCCACGGCCGTGCTTTTGTCCGCGAGCGCGCCGACGACCGCACCTACCGCGTCGGCAACGGCGGCTTCTGGCAGGTCCACACGAAGGCCGCCGACACCCTCGTCCGCGCCGTCATGCAGGGCCTCCTCCCGCGCAAGGGCGACACCGCCCTCGACCTCTACTGCGGCGCCGGCCTCTTCGCGGGCGCCCTCGCCGACCGCGTCGGCGACCAGGGCGCGGTCCTCGGCATCGAGTCCGGCAAGCGCGCGGTCGAGGACGCCCGCCACAACCTCCAGCACTTCGACCGCGTCCGCGTCGAACAGGGCAAGGTCGAACAGATCCTGCCGCGCACGGGCATCACCGAGGTCGACATCATCGTCCTCGACCCGCCCCGCGCCGGCGCCGGCAAGCAGACGGTCCACCACCTCGCGTCCCTGGGCGCCCGCCGCATCGCCTACGTCGCCTGCGACCCGGCCGCCCTGGCCCGCGACATCGCGTACTTCGCCGAGACCGGCTACCGCGTCCGCACCCTGCGCGCCTTCGACCTCTTCCCGATGACGCACCACGTGGAGTGCGTGGCGATCCTGGAGCCGGTGAAGTAGGGCCGCTGAGCTGGTGTTCTGTGGGTGCGCCTTATGCGCGGTGTGGGCGTTGCGGGTGATGTCCTGACGCTGAGATGACGCTCGTTCCAATGAGGCGTCAGAGGCGTTATGCCGTTGTTCGGGCGCTCTGTTGACCACGCCGTGGGCAGGTTTGGCCGCATGGGTCTGATCGAGAGTGCGCTGCTGCGGGCGGTGAGGGGGACGTCCAGGCAACACTCTGCCGCCTCGATTCGCTCCATTCACGCCGTGCAGCGGAGCTTGTGCACATGGCGATGTCACGCCTCGTCCACTCCGCCGGCAGCGTGGGAGAAGGGGCGGGGATGGCGGCGACCGGCGCTCCACCTGGAATCCGCTGACCGCACAGATGGCAGCGTTCCCCGGTGAGCCGTCATGTGCCTCCCCCCGCAGCCTCACATCTGGCAGCGCCCCGGGGGGCGTCCAGCCGATCTGGTGCCTGCTGGCGGTCCATGAGCCGCGGCCTTCATCGGCTCGCGTAGTCGTCGACCAGGTTGGCGATGAGCGCGTGCAGGGCGTCAGCCCGGTGCTGGTCCTGGCGCTGCGTGCGCAGGGCCTGGTCGACTGATCGGAGCCGGGTCGCGGCGGCCGGCTCACCGTCCATCAGGTCGTCGATCACCGGAGCGGTGATCAGGTCGAGCCACTCCGTGAGCAGACGGGGGGTGAAGACCAGTGGATCGTCCGTCACCGTCGCGGCCCAACCGTCGTCGAGTCTCACTTTCATGGTCGAACCGCCACACTTGATCCGCACTGCCGGGGACATCAACCCGTCTCTGCCCGGAATCCTGCCTCCCACGATGTCCTCGTGGGTGATCGGCCGACCGGGATCTGCGGTCTTGCCGCCGACCGCAGTCGCTTGGGCCGCTGGGCCTGTACTTGGGCATGAGACCCAGCGGGGTCACACGTAACGGACGGTCTCGGGGTCGTAGTGGCGGAAGCAGTCGCAGTGGAGGCCGGTCTCGGGATCGTAGTACTGGCCGGGGAAGCGCAGCGGGGTGCAGGCACTCCTGTCATGGCGGCCCTCCGGAGGCTCTCCACGAGGGAGGGGACGCCCCACTGTCGGGCCGACGCGCGTCAGGACGCGTGTGCCTCGATCCAGGTGAGGCAGGACGCGCGGGAGTCCTCCTCGTGGACGACCGTCCAGCCGTCCGGGACCTCGATGCCGACCGGCCACAGGGAGTGCTCGGCGCGGTCGTTGCGGAGGACGGCGTACATGCGGTCCTCGCTGTCGAAGGGGTTGGTCATCGTGCGCTCCTGTCGGTGGCTCGGTCAGTCGAAGAGACGGCGGCTCATCCCGCGTACGGCGAGGAACCACGCGGCGACGGTGAAGGCGGCGAGTACCGCCAGGTGCAGCAGGTCCCCGGCACCGAGCGTGCCGAACGCGGCGTGCCGGACCAGCTGCATGCAGTGGTGGATGGGGTTGACCGCCGCGACGGTCTGCACCCAGCCGGGCAGCCCCGTCAGCGGGAAGAACACCCCGGCGGCCATCACCAGGGGGGTGAGCACGCCCGACACGACGAGCCGCAGCCAGTCGATGGCCGGGACCAGCGTCGAGACCCACATCCCGCACAGGGCGAACGCCAGCCCCGCCACCAGCGTGATCAGCGGCACGAGCAGCAGCGACGGAGTGAACGGCAGACCGATCGCGACCGTGACGAGCAGCGGTACCGAGCTGTACGCGGACGACTTGACGGCGATCCAGGACGCCTCGGCCGTGACCAGCTCCCACACGTCGACCGGGCGGCTCAGCACCGCGTCGTACAGGTGCTGGTAGCAGCGCCGGTTGTAGCTCTCGAACATGCCCGCGAAGGCGGAGGCGAAGAGGACCGAGGTCACCACCATGCCGATGCCCAGGAACTGCGGGTACGGGCGGCCCTCGGCGGAGTCGACCAGGCGGCTGAAGCCCAGCCCGAAACCGGCCATGTAGACCAGGGGCTCGACCAGCGAGCCGAAGGTGATCGCCGGCCAGTAGCGTTTGAACAGCAGGAGTTCCCGCAGCCACACGGCGCGCAGTGACGGCATCAGCGCCGGGGTGGCCGGGGAGCCGCCCTCGGACACGGGCGCGCCGGCCGGCGGCTGCGCGGGTAGAGCCGGTGCGGCCCTCGACATGGAGTGGGTCCCTTCTGGTCGGCCGGGATCGGCGAACGGCTGCCGCCGCGTGGGGGAGGACGGGGCGCCCGCCGGCGCCGGGGGCCGGAACGGCGCCGCGCGCCGGCGGAGTACCGGTGGAGCACCGCGGGAGGCGCGGCGCGGCGGGCCTCCGGGTCAGACGAACAGCTCGCCCGTCAGCGTCACGAAGACGTCCTCCAGGGTCGTGGGCCGCAGCACGTCCGGAGCGCCCAGCTCGGCGCGCAGCGACTCGGGCATCGTCTCGGCGCGGAGCACCGACACCGACAGGCCGGTGCGCCTGCTGGTGAGCCCCGCCCTCGCCACGAGCGCCTCCACCTCCGTACGGCGGGACGCGTCCCCCCGGTACTCGGCGGCCTGCGCCCCGGCGTGGGCGCGCAGCAGCTCGGTCGGGGTGCCCCGGGCGATCAGCCGGCCCGCGAAGACGACGGCGACCTCGTCGGCGAGGCGCTCCGCCTCCTCGATGTAGTGCGTGGACATCAGCACCGTCGTGCCGGTCTCGCGCAGCGCCTCGATGACGTCCCACAGGTCCTGGCGGATCTGCGGGTCCAGGCCCACGGTCGGCTCGTCGAGAAGCAGCAGCCGCGGGGACGTGAGGATGCCCCGCGCGAGGAGCAGCCTGCGCCGCATGCCACCGGACAGCGCCTCGACCCGGCTGTCCGCCCGGTCGGTGAGGCGCACCGCCGCCAGCGCCCGGTCCACCGCCGCGCCGCACCCGGCGGGCGGCAGGGCGCTGAAACGGGCGAACACCTCCAGGTTCTGCCGGACGGTCAGCTCGATGTCGAGGTTGTCCTCCTGCGGAACGACGCCGAGCAGCGAGCGGACCCGCCGCGACGCGGCGGGCATGCCGTGCCCCAGCACCTCGACCGTGCCGCCGGTGGCCCGGCTCTGCCCGGTGATCAGGCGCATGGTCGTGGACTTGCCGGCGCCGTTCGGCCCCAGCAGTCCGAAGAACCGGCCCGGGGGAACCTCCAGATCGAGCCCGTCGAGGGCGCTCGCCGTGCCGTAGGTCTTCACGACGTCCTGGAAATGGACTACGGGGACGCTCACCCGTGAATTCCCCCTTTGAAAACGTGGTGCGGACCTGGGGCGCGCAATGGCGTCATCCCGGGTGTACCAGCCATACAACCGCAGGCGAGGCCCTTTGTGAACCCCTTTCAACTCCCGCTGATCACTGATAGGTTCCGCAACGATCAAGCCCCCACGAGGGCGCTTCGTCGATTCCGGGGGCTTCATGAGGTCGCGCGTATCCGCGCTTGTCGTCGTCCTGCTGCTCGTACTGGCCGCAGCCGGCAGCGCGA
This portion of the Streptomyces changanensis genome encodes:
- a CDS encoding DUF3159 domain-containing protein, which gives rise to MTSLDKPTADHDGPQGPYGPQGGGGGGARGDGAAHQAAGHGAPALDGTAPAGTVRADAAAADPAAADARAVTEAALFEAFGGVRGMVETVLPGLLFVTIYTINKDLHVSALAALAVSLLLVVVRLVRRDTMKHAFSGVFGVAFGVVFAMMTGDAKDFYLPGMLYTLGLGIAYIVTTLAGVPLIGLVLGPIFKENLSWRTRNPGRKKAYAKASYAWGLILLGKCAILFPLYWWADTTQLGWVLVALKIPPFLLAVYLTWMFLAKAPPPIDVFAEMEAAERAEEERKAQAEARRTQPDPQRGA
- a CDS encoding potassium channel family protein, which encodes MRVAIAGAGAVGRSIAGELLENGHDVLLVDKAPTAISVERVPQAEWLLADACEITSLDEAALQRCHVVIAATGDDKVNLVVSLLAKTEYGVPRVVARVNNPKNEWLFTEAWGVDVAVSTPRLMSALVEEAVSVGDLVRLLRFSHGDANLVELTLPPESGLAGTQIGDVAWPEDTSLVTIIRGSRVLTPTPEETLEAGDELLFVAAQAREEQLEELLSVRREDASG
- a CDS encoding potassium channel family protein — protein: MHIVIMGCGRVGAALAQTLEQQGHTVAVVDQDPTAFRRLGSGFGGRRVTGVGFDQDTLREAGIEEAGAFAAVSSGDNSNIIAARVAREMFGIENVAARIYDPRRAEVYQRLGIPTVATVRWTADQMLRRLLPAGSEPVWRDPSGGVQLAEVHTSPAWIGHKVSTLQEETGVRVAFLTRLGEAMLPTSQTVLQEGDLVHVMMRTDEVEKVEAAFAHGPEGGEH
- a CDS encoding APC family permease, translated to MSKLTDVPKRILIGRALRSDRLGETLLPKRIALPVFASDPLSSVAYAPGEVLLVLSIAGASAYTFSPWIAAAVVILMFTVVASYRQNVHAYPSGGGDYEVANTNLGPKAGLTVASALLVDYVLTVAVSISSGVENLGSAVHFVIEHKVLCAIGIIVLLTLMNLRGVKESGKLFAIPTYVFVTGVFAMIAWGAFKGVVLDRTMQAPTADFTIRPEHEGIAGFALVFLLLRAFSSGCAALTGVEAISNGVPAFRKPKSRNAATTLLLMGALAVTMFCGIIGLAMATHVKMAEKPAHDLLHDGVPVGPDYVQDPVISQVAAAVFGDGTFFFVVLAAATALVLFLAANTAYNGFPLLGSILAQDRYLPRQLHTRGDRLAFSNGIVLLAGAAILLVWIYDADSTKLIQLYIVGVFVSFTLSQTGMVRHWNRLLRTQHDPARRRHMIRSRAINAFGAFFTGLVLIVVLVTKFTHGAWVALLGMAIFFVTMTAIRKHYDRVARELAAPEGPSDDSIRPARVHSIVLVSKIHRPTLRAVAYAKLMRSDKLEALSINVDPAETKALTEEWERRGINVPLKVLDSPYREITRPVVDYVKSLRRESPRDVVSVIIPEYVVGRWYEHLLHNQSALRLKGRLLFTPGVMVTSVPYQLRSSEVAKERAKKHQDWNAPGSVRRGLVETGPKRPSGRGEPNGKE
- a CDS encoding class I SAM-dependent RNA methyltransferase; the encoded protein is MPKNAPESSLVGEEYEVEVGPVAHGGHCVARTAEGRVLFVRHALPGERVVARVTEGDETSRFLRADAVTVLDPSKDRIEAPCPYAGPGRCGGCDWQHAKPGAQRRLKGEVVAEQLRHLAGLTPEEAGWDGTVVPVEGDKLPAGEVPAWRTRVQYAIDADGRAGLRKHRSHEVQPIDRCLIAAPGVSELGVENRDWSGMASVEAIAATGSQDRQVVLTPRPGARLPLVELDKPVSVLRVEEKDGGVHRVHGRAFVRERADDRTYRVGNGGFWQVHTKAADTLVRAVMQGLLPRKGDTALDLYCGAGLFAGALADRVGDQGAVLGIESGKRAVEDARHNLQHFDRVRVEQGKVEQILPRTGITEVDIIVLDPPRAGAGKQTVHHLASLGARRIAYVACDPAALARDIAYFAETGYRVRTLRAFDLFPMTHHVECVAILEPVK
- a CDS encoding MbtH family protein, producing the protein MTNPFDSEDRMYAVLRNDRAEHSLWPVGIEVPDGWTVVHEEDSRASCLTWIEAHAS
- a CDS encoding ABC transporter permease — encoded protein: MSRAAPALPAQPPAGAPVSEGGSPATPALMPSLRAVWLRELLLFKRYWPAITFGSLVEPLVYMAGFGLGFSRLVDSAEGRPYPQFLGIGMVVTSVLFASAFAGMFESYNRRCYQHLYDAVLSRPVDVWELVTAEASWIAVKSSAYSSVPLLVTVAIGLPFTPSLLLVPLITLVAGLAFALCGMWVSTLVPAIDWLRLVVSGVLTPLVMAAGVFFPLTGLPGWVQTVAAVNPIHHCMQLVRHAAFGTLGAGDLLHLAVLAAFTVAAWFLAVRGMSRRLFD
- a CDS encoding ABC transporter ATP-binding protein, producing the protein MSVPVVHFQDVVKTYGTASALDGLDLEVPPGRFFGLLGPNGAGKSTTMRLITGQSRATGGTVEVLGHGMPAASRRVRSLLGVVPQEDNLDIELTVRQNLEVFARFSALPPAGCGAAVDRALAAVRLTDRADSRVEALSGGMRRRLLLARGILTSPRLLLLDEPTVGLDPQIRQDLWDVIEALRETGTTVLMSTHYIEEAERLADEVAVVFAGRLIARGTPTELLRAHAGAQAAEYRGDASRRTEVEALVARAGLTSRRTGLSVSVLRAETMPESLRAELGAPDVLRPTTLEDVFVTLTGELFV